The DNA region TTATTCAATGATTCCATCTATTTGTTGATTATCATTTATTGCATTCTCTATTATAGCGTTTTGTATTACGTTGTCATTAGATTTTCGTTGATCCTTGATGTATAGTGGCTCACAGCTCTCGAAAAAATCATCCGCCAAGACTGTGCAAGTATTAATAAAGTATAGTGGCCGCTCTCCTTCAGTAATTGCAAGCTTCTGTTCATCAAAATAATGTTGAATAATACACTCACTTTGATCATTTTGTCTCAAAATTTTAATATAAGAATAAGTAATACTTGATTCACTTGTTGCTCCTCTATCACTTATTTCAAGTATGCTTTTTTGTTCACACTTTTCAAACGCTTCAGTAAAACATTTTTTAATTTGGTCATTTCCGCTTCCCTTGTATTCGTCCGGACCTAATCTTTCATACCAAATCCCACAACTCTTTTCTGGTGCATTATAAAAATGTTCGACTGGCATTGCTTCAACAAACCGAAAAGATTTCTCTAGTTGTAACTGAGATCCAGGATAAAGAAACTTCATGTATAAACCACCCAATACGATAGCAACAATTATAATTGACCAAACAATCTTACTGAACATAAACTACCAAATAATTATAAATTTCATAAACTTGAAATATAGGTCTGTAATTGGATTTCCAACCCATTTTAGCAAAGGATTATTAATCTCCATAAAATCCAAGCGCCCAACCAGCTTAGCAAACAATTCGCCATCTGACAATGCTCTCTTTTTATGCACTTGTTTTCGACGTTCAAATATATATTTCCAGGTTTTTGGCCTTAAAAAATAAAAATAAATCTTTAATTTACTGTAAAATGTGTTATTTAACACCGAGAAAAACAACAAGCCTAAATCCATAACTAACATTATAGGGAAAAGTAATAACAAGGTCAACCACTTATAATAAATTAACATTATTAAATAACGATTGCGTTCCATAAAGTAGAACATTCGAACACTGCGGGAAAATTCATATTTATGATAAACTATCGACTTGGTCGCTAAAACTATCTTATAACCAGCCAAACGAACTTTTAAACTGACGTCAATGTCATCATGATACATATATAGTTCTTCGTCATAACCAATAATTTTTTCTAGAACTTGTTTTTTTATTAAAAATGAACAACCGCTGGCATAACCAGGAATTTCCTTAACAGTAATTCCTGAATCATTAGGCCTATCAACTTCTCCATAACCATCAGTAAAACCAAATCCAAGATAATGCAATTTATTCCCTACAGAGTTGATCTTTGGCTGCTTCCATTCAGCTTCAGTTTCTGGATACAAAAATATTTTTGACTGTACCACTCCAATTTGACTATCATTCTCAGCAGCTTTGACTAATTCATTTAGCCAATCTTTACCAAACTTAGTATCCATGTTGGCAATGACCACATATTCACAGTCATCAAGTAAAGCTTGCTTTATTCCCACATTATTTGCGGCGGCGTAATTACCATCATAGCGAGGTAAAATTTTTGCCGTAGGATAGGCTTTACTTATAAAGAGCCTAGACTCCTGACTTGTTGCATTATCAACTATATAAACGTTAACAAATTGACTGTCATAGGTTTGACCCTCTATACTGGTCTGACATTCAGCCAAATACCGATTAACATAATCTTTGTAATTTACTAAAACAATACCAACCTTTTTCATATAACAATAAGATAAAGGAGTCGGAAGAAAGCTACAAAAGATAACAATAAAAATTTTATTATCTTTTTATTCTTCATTTTCCTTTGATTCAACTTGTTTAAATGCTTTTTCAATAGCAACTTGCTGAACCACTCGACTTAGTTTTTTTTCGTACCTTTGCAGTCGTAAATTATATTTGAAAACAATATAAAACAACAAAACAATTCCTAAATATATAAGTAAATCTACTCCCCGACCAACACCCAAAACAAAAGCGGCCCACGATAATAATTCCGGAAAGAAATTAATCACTCCTACTGCTCCCCAGAAAAATAGCCAAAGAATAAACAGCCAACTGGACATTTCCTTGTGCAACAATCTAATTACTGCCTTTATAACAACAACAATAATTATTATTAATATTAAAAATTGAAATAAAGTCATAATTTATTAAACAATTTAGCAATTAACAACCTCCACCCCATGCGCATTTGTGGTTTCACTGATTTATTACCAGTTGCCACAGAATATTCAACTTTTATGGGGACTTCTTCGAATCTTAATCTATTCTTTGCAATCAAACTTAAAATTTCACTACAGTGCGCAAAATCATCATGCTGCCAATCAATTTTTGAAATAATACTAGTTCTAAATGCCCTTAAACCACTTTGTGGATCAGTAAATTCTAATTGCAATAACTTTCGACTAAATATCTTGGCTAACCAAAGAATAATTCGTTTTTTTAATGGCAAGTTAGATTTGTGTTGCAAAAACCTAGAACCAATAACAACGTCCACATCTTCGTTCTCTAAAACCTTGAGCATAGTATCAATGTCCTCAATTCGGTGTTGACCATCAGCATCAAAATGAACAACTACATCAAAACCCAGACGCATAGCAATCTGAGTTCCAGTTCTGAGTGCAGCACCTTGCCCTAAATTGATTTGATGTTGTGCTACTATAATCGGTAATTCTTTTACTGTTCCCAATGTTTCATCATCACTACCATCATCAACTAAAATTACATTCTTAAATCCCGATTGTAACAACTTCGTCAGCACAACCTTAATTCTACCTCCTTCATTAAAAGCAGGAATTACGATACAACTTTTCATATATAAAAAATATAAATAGCAAGTGGTGAGTTTAAGCTCACTACTCGTATTTCTGTAAATTTAAGTGGACTTTAATAATGTAACAGTGTAGCAATTTAACAATTTAACTATATATCTGTACTAAATGTTAATAGATCCTTATGCGCACGTGTGTAGTCAACCGTTTTTTGTAAACCATCGCTCAAAGTAACCACTGGAATCCAACCAAGTTCTTCTCTAACCTTGGTGATATCAGGTAATGCTAATTCACGCATAAATTCTTTCTCTTCTTTAAATACAATTTTAGACTTTGAACTGGTAAGCTCAATTATCTTTTTTGCTACATCTACAAGTCTGTAAACGTCAGTACTACCAACATTAACTGGATCAAGCACCGGTGTTTCCATTATTTTTAGACAGCCCTCAACCACATCACTTACAAAACATAAAGATGTTTCAAATTTTTCATCTCCAAAAATAACTAAATCCTTATTTTCAAGTGCATTAGAAATAAAATCTGGTAGCATCTGATCATCATTTAATAACATTTTAGGCCCATAGGTCCTAAAAATTCGCACAATCCGAGCATCAACATTGTGAGCCTCTTGATAGGTTTTAACAATGGTCTCAGCATAACGCTTACCTTCATCGTAACTAGCCAATGGAGACAACATATCAGCTACCCCTCTGTAATCTTCCTTGACAAATTCACCTTTTTTTACATCTCCATAAACAACTGAAGAAGATGCTTGCAAAAACTTTGCTTGATATTTAACTGCCAACTCTAGAGCATTTACCAATCCAGTTGTTTGAGCTAGAACAGTATTGATCTTTAGCTTTTCGAAATTCTTAACAGACATTGGACAAGCAAAATTGTAAACTTCTTTGATTCCAAAAACCTTGATCTCAAACTGATCCAAGTCTTTATTGTTTTCCAAATCAAGGCCCTTTGTAAAATCATGGTTAACAAACTTAAAATTCGGTGAGCGTAAAAGATGATTAATATTACCTTCACCACTTGTGCTAAAATCATCAACACAAATCACATTAGCATCTGATAAAAGTCTTTCGCACAAATGCGAACCAATAAAACCAGCGCCACCTAACACAAGAACATTTTTTCTTTGAGCCATATAAAATCGAGTAATCAGTAATTTGTAACTAGTAATTAGTAATAATTAAAAATCACGCTCACTACTCACTCCGTATTAATTATATCTATATTTTATCGTAATTATCTTAATTTAGCAACTATTTATAAATCATTATAAACTCGCTTTTACTCTAAATTTTGCAATTTATAGAGCTTATACACACTGTCAATTTGACTCGGCTCAACCAACTTTAAGCCTAGTCCTTGAAGCTTTCTATCGTTAATGTAATCAATATCTTCTTCCCCAAGTAAATTTAAATAATAAACCGATTGTGCATTAATAACTTTCTTCAAATCAGTAAAAATC from Candidatus Falkowbacteria bacterium includes:
- a CDS encoding glycosyltransferase family 2 protein; amino-acid sequence: MKKVGIVLVNYKDYVNRYLAECQTSIEGQTYDSQFVNVYIVDNATSQESRLFISKAYPTAKILPRYDGNYAAANNVGIKQALLDDCEYVVIANMDTKFGKDWLNELVKAAENDSQIGVVQSKIFLYPETEAEWKQPKINSVGNKLHYLGFGFTDGYGEVDRPNDSGITVKEIPGYASGCSFLIKKQVLEKIIGYDEELYMYHDDIDVSLKVRLAGYKIVLATKSIVYHKYEFSRSVRMFYFMERNRYLIMLIYYKWLTLLLLFPIMLVMDLGLLFFSVLNNTFYSKLKIYFYFLRPKTWKYIFERRKQVHKKRALSDGELFAKLVGRLDFMEINNPLLKWVGNPITDLYFKFMKFIIIW
- a CDS encoding DUF2304 domain-containing protein, coding for MTLFQFLILIIIIVVVIKAVIRLLHKEMSSWLFILWLFFWGAVGVINFFPELLSWAAFVLGVGRGVDLLIYLGIVLLFYIVFKYNLRLQRYEKKLSRVVQQVAIEKAFKQVESKENEE
- a CDS encoding glycosyltransferase family 2 protein translates to MKSCIVIPAFNEGGRIKVVLTKLLQSGFKNVILVDDGSDDETLGTVKELPIIVAQHQINLGQGAALRTGTQIAMRLGFDVVVHFDADGQHRIEDIDTMLKVLENEDVDVVIGSRFLQHKSNLPLKKRIILWLAKIFSRKLLQLEFTDPQSGLRAFRTSIISKIDWQHDDFAHCSEILSLIAKNRLRFEEVPIKVEYSVATGNKSVKPQMRMGWRLLIAKLFNKL
- a CDS encoding NAD-dependent epimerase/dehydratase family protein encodes the protein MAQRKNVLVLGGAGFIGSHLCERLLSDANVICVDDFSTSGEGNINHLLRSPNFKFVNHDFTKGLDLENNKDLDQFEIKVFGIKEVYNFACPMSVKNFEKLKINTVLAQTTGLVNALELAVKYQAKFLQASSSVVYGDVKKGEFVKEDYRGVADMLSPLASYDEGKRYAETIVKTYQEAHNVDARIVRIFRTYGPKMLLNDDQMLPDFISNALENKDLVIFGDEKFETSLCFVSDVVEGCLKIMETPVLDPVNVGSTDVYRLVDVAKKIIELTSSKSKIVFKEEKEFMRELALPDITKVREELGWIPVVTLSDGLQKTVDYTRAHKDLLTFSTDI